A DNA window from Pleuronectes platessa chromosome 19, fPlePla1.1, whole genome shotgun sequence contains the following coding sequences:
- the rab27b gene encoding ras-related protein Rab-27B, whose translation MTDGDYDYLIKLLALGDSGVGKTTFLYRYTDNKFNPKFITTVGIDFREKRVVYTASNPNGTTTGKTFKVHLQLWDTAGQERFRSLTTAFFRDAMGFLLMFDLTSQQSFLNVRNWMSQLQANAYCENPDIVLVGNKADLADQREVQEKQAKELADKYGIPYFETSAATGAEVDKAVITLLDLVMKRMEQCVDKPPVEPANGNGATKLSEAPPNEKKCAC comes from the exons ATGACTGATGGGGATTATGACTACCTGATAAAACTCCTTGCCCTGGGGGACTCCGGCGTGGGGAAGACCACCTTCCTGTACCGATACACAGACAACAAGTTCAACCCCAAGTTCATCACCACAGTCGGCATCGACTTCAGGGAAAAGAGAGTG gTGTACACGGCGTCCAACCCCAATGGGACGACCACAGGGAAGACCTTCAAGGTTCACCTCCAGCTATGGGACACGGCCGGACAGGAGAG GTTCCGCAGCCTGACGACGGCGTTCTTCAGAGACGCCATGGGCTTCCTGCTGATGTTCGATCTCACCAGCCAGCAGAGTTTCCTCAACGTCCGGAACTGGATGA GTCAGTTACAGGCCAACGCCTACTGTGAGAACCCAGATATCGTGCTGGTGGGGAACAAGGCCGACCTGGCCGACCAGCGGGAGGTTCAGGAGAAACAGGCCAAAGAGCTGGCCGACAAATACGG GATCCCGTACTTTGAGACGAGCGCGGCCACGGGGGCGGAGGTGGACAAGGCGGTGATCACGCTGCTGGACCTGGTCATGAAGAGGATGGAGCAGTGCGTCGACAAGCCGCCGGTCGAGCCCGCCAACGGGAACGGGGCCACAAAGCTCAGTGAAGCTCCGCCCAACGAGAAGAAGTGTGCGTGTTAG